Proteins encoded in a region of the Benincasa hispida cultivar B227 chromosome 2, ASM972705v1, whole genome shotgun sequence genome:
- the LOC120071261 gene encoding formate--tetrahydrofolate ligase: protein MSSYKTVRKLQVESPVPADIDIANSVEPLHIAEIAKELNLSSTHYDPYGKYKAKVLLSVLDEVKGSEDGYYVVVGGITPTPLGEGKSTTTVGLCQALGAFLDKKVVTCLRQPSQGPTFGIKGGAAGGGYSQVIPMDEFNLHLTGDIHAITAANNLLAAAIDTRIFHEASQSDKALFNRLCPANKEGKRSFNNIMFRRLRKLGIAKTRPEDLTPEEVKKFARLDIDPDSITWRRVMDVNDRFLRKISIGQGPDEKGMVRETGFDISVASEIMAVLALTTSLDDMRERLGKMVIGNSKAGDPITADDLGVGGALTVLMKDAINPTLMQTLEGTPVLVHAGPFANIAHGNSSIVADKIALKLVGPGGFVVTEAGFGADIGAEKFMNIKCRYSDLTPQCAVIVATIRALKMHGGGPEVVAGRPLDHAYLNENVGLVEAGCVNLARHIANTKAYGVNVVVAVNKFATDTEAEMNAVRNAALAAGAYDAVICTHHAHGGKGAVDLGIAVQKACENVTQPLKFLYPLDISIKEKIEAIAKSYGASGVEYSEQAEKQIEMYSRQGFSSLPICMAKTQYSFSHNASEKGAPSGFKLPIRDVRASIGAGFIYPLVGTMSTMPGLPTRPCFYDIDLDTATGKVIGLS from the exons atgAGTTCATACAAGACAGTGAGGAAACTCCAGGTGGAATCTCCAGTGCCTGCAGATATAGACATTGCTAATTCAGTGGAGCCTTTGCATATAGCTGAGATTGCTAAAGAGCTCAATCTTAGCTCTACCCATTATGATCCTTATGGCAAATACAAGGCTAAG GTCTTGTTATCTGTTCTTGATGAGGTTAAAGGATCTGAGGATGGATATTATGTGGTGGTTGGGGGGATTACACCTACTCCTCTTGGGGAAGGCAAATCCACTACTACTGTTGGACTCTGTCAAGCTCTTGGTGCTTTTCTTGACAAAAAG GTAGTCACCTGCCTTCGCCAGCCCTCACAGGGACCGACATTTGGAATCAAGGGTGGTGCAGCTGGAGGTGGTTACAGTCAAGTGATTCCAATGGATGAATTTAATCTTCACCTAACAGGAGATATTCATGCTATAACAGCTGCAAACAATCTTTTAGCTGCTGCTATTGATACCCGAATTTTCCATGAGGCATCACAGTCAGATAAGGCTCTTTTTAATCGGCTTTGCCCGGCAAACAAAGAAGGAAAACGAAGCTTTAACAATATCATGTTCAGACGTTTGAGGAAACTTGGGATTGCCAAGACAAGACCTGAAGATCTGACACCAGAAGAAGTTAAAAAATTTGCCAGGCTTGATATTGATCCAGATTCTATTACCTGGAGAAGAGTAATGGATGTAAACGATCGGTTCTTAAGGAAAATTTCTATCGGTCAGGGTCCCGATGAGAAAGGGATGGTGAGAGAAACTGGATTTGACATTTCAGTTGCCAGTGAAATAATGGCAGTTTTGGCCCTTACAACATCCCTGGATGATATGAGAGAGAGGCTAGGAAAAATGGTCATTGGCAACAGTAAGGCTGGTGACCCCATAACTGCCGATGATCTCGGTGTCGGTGGTGCTTTGACAGTGCTGATGAAGGATGCTATCAACCCAACGTTAATGCAGACTCTTGAGGGAACTCCGGTTCTTGTTCATGCTGGTCCTTTTGCAAATATTGCACACGGTAACTCCTCTATAGTGGCTGATAAGATTGCCCTGAAGCTGGTAGGACCTGGTGGGTTTGTAGTCACAGAAGCAGGTTTTGGGGCTGATATTGGTGCTGAGAAATTTATGAACATAAAATGTCGCTATAGCGATTTAACTCCCCAGTGTGCAGTAATTGTGGCGACGATAAGGGCATTGAAAATGCATGGGGGTGGGCCAGAAGTTGTTGCTGGGAGACCTCTTGACCATGcctatttaaatgaaaatgttgGTCTTGTTGAAGCTGGCTGTGTTAATTTGGCCAGGCATATTGCAAACACAAAGGCTTACGGTGTGAATGTTGTTGTTGCTGTGAACAAGTTTGCCACAGATACTGAAGCAGAAATGAATGCAGTTCGAAATGCTGCTTTGGCTGCTGGGGCATATGACGCTGTTATTTGTACTCATCATGCTCATGGCGGAAAAGGAGCG GTCGACCTTGGTATTGCAGTTCAAAAAGCATGTGAGAATGTAACTCAGCCATTGAAATTCTTATATCCGTTGGATATaagtattaaagaaaaaatagaagctaTAGCCAAGTCCTACGGAGCTAGTGGGGTGGAATACTCGGAACAG GCTGAGAAGCAGATTGAGATGTACAGCAGGCAAGGATTTTCGAGTCTACCGATCTGTATGGCGAAAACGCAATACTCCTTCTCACACAATGCTTCAGAAAAGGGAGCACCGAGCGGATTCAAGTTGCCGATAAGGGATGTGAGGGCTAGCATTGGTGCTGGCTTCATCTACCCTTTGGTGGGAACAATGAGTACAATGCCAGGGCTTCCTACAAGACCTTGCTTTTATGACATCGATCTCGACACCGCTACCGGGAAGGTAATTGGTCTTTCTTGA